The genomic DNA caaatcaaatcagtgtaatgtgtgcactttcatacatacccctactgatcaactgcccgactaaactatcagcCGACGAAAAATTGATGGTCTGCACATAGGcttaaagttaaggtggtgcaactgaggcTAAGAATATAATTGCAACAATGGAACCAAAAGGTACATGTAAAAAGATCCAAACCTCCACCACTGCCAAGTCCACCACCACTGAACTCTCTGTATGAGCTTCGGCCTCCAACTCGGTCCCGGTCATGAGGTCTGCCGCGATCTCTGCTTCGCTCCCGAGTCCTCTCGTGGTCCCTGTTGTACTCGCGCGGCCTGTCGCGGTCCCTGCTTCGTTCCCGAGTCCTCTCACGGTCTCTACTGCGCTCCCGCACCCGTTCACGGTCTCTGCTTCGATCACGAGTTGCTTCGCGATCCTTGTGACGATCTCTGCTGCGGTCAGGCCTGTCCCTTTCGTTGCTTCTGTGCCTATCGCGACTGGGGCTGCGGTGTCGGTCGCTGCTTCGTCGCCGACCACGCTCGTCCCCTGTCATAGTTTTTCGcggttaattaattttattcgtCAAAATACAAAAAGGGTTTCCAATTCACAGCTAAAGAAACTTGttacactaaataaatattaaattattcattCAAATAGAACGAAAACAAACATGCTGCCTGCATTCGTCGTATATTTATCTGTCATTTTGACAATTGAGTAACTTGACATCTCTCACACATTATATGTCACTGTCAtatagactttttttttttcaatttacttATGCAGCGATGAAACATTGATGATACAGCCCAGTATAAGAATATAATGCGTTAATCCACTGAAATTCTTCTAGTCACACTTTCTTTAGCATACTTTGCTTCTTCTTACTACTATTAGCATACTTCtttgaaaacaaatatctttcTATTCAAACCACGTTGTGCACTTAGCTTGTGCTTCAACTTGAAAATCAATAACTTGAACAAAGCAGTCTTTTGgtctgcccacgtgacttcaATAAATCAataccacagattagagagtatgtctaaagacagataggaaacggccctagtattggttgaacgataaacaaactggtaccgagctagattgtccagtaggtggcgctgaatacaatatggcgtctgccgcccacagattaaatatacctgtcatacttttttatgatccgttccttttcatgtattgcggttaaaaataaaactattgaagtatcaaatgaaactttattgatgaaatataacatgaaatattttgtttacgaaaatcaataagcattaaaactattggattttaaaagattacagttactATTATGATTACagtacattgttttagtttttacataatgtactcacggcttgacatgtgtatgtaactcatacaaaataagttgcgttatgacttatagtaaaatagtttaatgttctccataaattcacacgttcactctcactttggttctgtccaatccaatagccactgtacaggccagatctacacgtttctcaccacctgtaaaatataaatgaaatatttgtaaatttaaagcaaaaagatGCACATGTCACCATAAGACTGTAATCTCCTACatcatctacattctacactaatattactaAGAGTACAGCAGATAAACAAGTGATCCgtcttatctaccatacctacctactgtctgttttgtttctagatttgcactactttgttaaataaaattaatttaccttgtcaaatgtgtacttgtcaatcaattacatgtacactcacagaatctggattccaccaatctgtatattaaaaaattaacttttagGTCTTTCTATTTGATCCTAGTCGAAAAGCATCAGAGGATAGGGTTAGAATCATTTTgagggtgttttaaattttaaaggtacttaccaaatgttcttatcaacagaagttgttttaattgttatctggGTAATTCATCCAATACACatcttcctaatttaatgcatttatgtcatggcataacctgcaaatgaaatgagttcatcgtttgtaatcaagcattcttggtctggttttattgcttataggtttcttctaaacttatttgaataggaagtaaaggttggttcatctggattttaagtaccagttgacaataatgagcagcaccggtgattccatagcaagcacttttattgtaattgcagcttatcaccttataagttcgaagttcgatattaacctgaaacaaataggtacttagattcactgtataaaacacgtatcattcactgtgtcctgcaatctatgcctgcaatgtacctacgtgtattgtattttgggtccaaactccaaagtatgttgttactccatgaaacgataaatatttagttaccattgatttaaatggagttatgaatgatattgtaatgaagatttaatcctttgtgtggttcaatacttgataaaacatgatgttgctgcaagctgcaataacctttctcgagtggatatcttacttgagagaaatttcttcgtaaacaaacatcaatccaacaggcaatccatgcacatgtagttcttattaataatgattgagaaattattgattttaattagaCAAAATTTGTTtagaaaaacacgttttttcgatgaaaatttttgacgtttatttttttaataatgtcacagttgtggacttgagacggaactaaagtgattaaagtgaaaattacgacttCGAAATAATacacttttaaataatcatttcatttatagaatgcaaatagattcaataaaataatttataaataaaagttgaagttgtaattcgaaaatgtttactaacttgATTCCAAACACGAAAAAGACCATTGTCGCATACAAACAAAggacaactataaaaaaagtcacttcctctcggaactgtcaaaaaaattcactctctatggagctgtcaaactctatggcgtttccaccccgtgaTCAATACAGCCGATATCGCCGGGCCCGGCAGCGTCTTAAACGCGCGCCTGTTTGCAATTAGCATTTGCAGTAGAAGAGAGTGCACAAAAATCGTAAGCAATATTCGTGCTCCAAAATGAAGCTTTCTACGTCAAGATACAGTTTTTGCTTAATGTTTCAAATTGTGGCCATCGTATTCGATTTGTTTTTCAACTGTATAAGTTTGTTCCCGAGATCTCGCGACGGACTTCTTGTAATATTCATGTAAGTTCACAAACATAATATTTAAGTTTCAGCAGCTATTACTTGGGTATTTTACTtagataattaataaaatttatttctttttcagatTTCAAGATTTATTTCTGGTACTCTCCATCACTACCATGTTGATAACGCTGTTCTCAACATACCTATTCCAGGTACTATGTGTATCTTTAGCTCTAGCTAAACTTTAGCTTTTATTATCACCACATTCACCacgcatgggttggcacccggggcgactTTCTTTCTGTTGAGCACCCATCCCGACAATCAACCGATTCACCACAAATCAATCAAATCTCGAGACACTCAACAACGCGTAACAATGTCACTCTTTACGAATATTACACATTAACACAATTACTACACACACacctatacaaacagttttatctttttattagtattctttTCATTAGTATTCTTAATAAACGTAGTCATAATATCATCCTTACCGATTtcccgccttttgtatttatctgtgcactaatattactatttatgtatgtttatctagacaatttttatgcagcttttttatttttttattttaccaatggtccgtgaccctcactcggcatggggcacactgaaaaccagcgccgtggccttcgtcaccgtgggccacggcatatgctgagtggggtcccgttgcagtgggcatctttttggtgaatgggtggcactgctcagtttactcttgtttttattttgtcttcttttattattatgtgccactgtcatgtctatgtaattgcctgtatttgtgtgatgtccactgtaataaatgtatctttctttctttctttcaaatgcgTTTGGGCGAACCAGGGCGAACCGTTACTTTTGTTGCAACTTAATAGAGATAATATGGGTATGGGTATTCCTCATTCGCGGCAGTAGTAATAgtttgtattaaaatataaatgggttTAAATCTCACAATGGACAAGGGTGAAGTTAGGTCAAGgaaaccacagatatggatctaatccatatctgtgaaggaaacaatattttcatacaaatgtataCCTGCAATACATCCTACCTATACTGCTTCTTCATCAAATCGATAAAACTCGAGTTAGGTAACATCAGAATATCTAAGTTGCGCGCGTATATGTACATAACTTGGTTAGGTACAGGAAAAAGGTGGCTTTTCTGGTGGTCAATCAGTATTGAAAGGCATCAGGAAATGTGGATGCTAGACGCGATTAGATGtcatttagaattagatttttgaTGAACTGGCTGAGAAAACGCGCGCACTTCGATGCATGTCGAGTAGCTGTGACGTCAAAGACCTAGCGCGTTGCGACTTGGCaatgacagtggggcgccaccgtcaataccggatcgctagttccgatttttgccatgttggaaaccatatagttgaacgatggtagcgcccccctgtcattgagtttggtgggacagttcagcgtgggtcatctatacgagGCGGATTTATAAGTTGTGTGACTCCTTTCGTATCGTTTGCTTCCGGCAGGCCGGTCTGGTGGAGGTGCTGATCCGCAAGTTCCGCGCGGCGGGCTCGGTGTGCCTGGCGTACATGGTGGCGTCGGTGGTGCTGCACACGGCCTGGCTGCTCGACAAGTGGACAGAGAAGGAGTCCATCTCCTCGCCGCTGCTCATCGCCTTGTTCACTATCCAGCGCGTGTGTGAGTATCACATCACTTAGGGGTTTGGCATTCACTTGATTTGGCAGCTTAACACCAACCGAGAACAAGTCTACTGGGAGTTGggagtattttattattgttccgTTGCGAAGCACATGGAATTCGCGCGGCGAACAGAACCGCCATAAGCGGAAGTTggagtaatttatttaaactatagACCTATCACGTATGGGTcctgccaaatgacgtccactgttggacaaaggcctccgccaaggatttccataacgaccggccTTGTGCAGAGCCCGCATCtgcaggctcttcccgcgaccttcacgctacgtcttccggctcgcggtcgccactcgaaaacttttctgccccaacggccaccGTCTCTACTAGctatgccccgcccactgccacttgagcggatctcctcatttctaccGGTTTACTATCAAGTCTTCCTGCTGATCCGATTTATTTTGCATCCGCGCAGTGTCGCCGTGGTACTACTTCGTGGCCAAACGCGCGGCGCTGCGCGTGGCGGACCCACGCATGTGCGAGGACGTGGACTGGATCAACGGCCAGCTGGCGACGCGCTGAGGCATGCGCGCGCACGGTTAGACTATCCTGGAGCTTACTAATTACTCTTTACTTGAACCCTAAACGTAACCGAGCTATACTAAATAGCTCTTATTTTGTGAGCATCTTTACACGACTGTCGTTTTGTAACTATTTTATGAGACTGTATGTGCCCGCTAGCTAAAAAAACGCCCTTAGATAACGATTTGGCCGATGTAACATTAGTTTACTCTTGTTAGTTTTTACGCTGCGGCGCCGCTAAGTAGGTATTCATCGAggtcagtgtttttcaacctgtgggtcgcgaccccctggggggtcgcgagaggtcgtaaaaactacctcagtaaaaaaacagtaaaggtttaaagctagatttatccgaaatataattatgcaaatgttgtATACTTATATTGTGGAATCTGTTCAGCGTCGATTCTTGAGAGGTCTGTGCTGTAGACTGGGACTTAGACGCAAGTTACCTAGTTATGAGGATAGACTTCGGGAGTTTGGAATGAGCAGTTTGGAAGACCGTCGGGATGTGGTAGATCTTTGCACCTTGCATAAAGTAGTGAATGGTGCACTCGACTCTTCACTGCTTCAAAAGATACTGTTTAGGGTTCCGAAACGTTCAGTGCGTCGACCTCAGCTGTTTCATGTACCACTCGCTACAAATAATGTCTCAGTAAATCACCCTATTTACAGAATGTGCAGGGCCTACAATAGTCTTGACGTTGACAAGGACATATTCCAGCATACATTTcgggtttttaaaaataaattaagaaatgctGATTAGATTGTTGGATTAGTTGTTGTTGTAGCTAACattagtttttgttgttttatctaAGCACTTAAGTTATTAGGCATAGTTGTGTGCAGTTGTAATTGGTCCATAGATTTGTAAGTGATTTgtagctgtattttttactaaataagtagtattctatgtactgtaactgtacctattaataaataaataaataaataaatattgaagaatttggtccctacaacatcttcgtaaaaggcatgaaaaaaagcgaacggtcggggggtcgcaaaagtttttttcatgctaggggggtcgcgtcatgaaaaaggttgaaaaacactgatcgAGGTCATCAAAAGTGCGCGCTGTAAATAAGACGCACAATAgtagttttatttatgttacgtATTTTCACTTATCCCCTCTTGATGATGTATTTCGCTCCTGAAAGGATACTAATCGACTGTTAGACAAAAGACAACACACTTAAAGGATTGTTCGTTGAAAACGCAGCTACAGTGAAGGCAACGGCGAAAAACATGTCATTAAATGGTGAGACTGATTACACAGGGATTGCTAATAATATTGTGAAGGATAACGTTGTTGTTAATATTGATTGCACTCGTGCAATCGTGGGAACGACAAGTCGGGAGTGTTTCTGTTTTTATGAATGAACTGAAGATGCGTCGCTAGTGACGCACCATACAAgcacaaaataaatatcaattaaagcTTCATTCATACACAGACATTGTAGGTTCCGTGCTTAATCAGTCAGGCCCGGTATCCACTGGTTTCAAGTAACCTATTCCACATAATTACTAGGTTTAAGCacaaaatatacaattttactatcgaccaacaagttttaaataaaatgttatgaaCGTCTCATCTAAAGTGGACTGAGTGGACACCTGGCCTAAGAAGAGTATTTCTGAATGTGAAACATATTAACCATTAATTAAATATTGGTGTTTGTAGACAGTTTTAAATTCTCGATGTACAACAAGCATATTCAAATAAATGTTAACTACAGTATCATAAAGGATTAAAATAAGTTATAAAGTTCTAAATGTCTATGTATTCAATTATTAAATGTCAATATTGATGGTTGGAACTTGGAAtattttacttaaatattaGCGTAATACCTATAAAATGCGAGGAAAGGTGCCAATGGATAGGTATTTGCACAAATGGGATATTGTAAGAACGTCCTCCAGCTGCCACTTTAAGGATTGCCATTGGCCTAAAGTTAAACCTGGATGATGGAAGACCCTGTCGCACGTGCAAGTGTTggtaattttcattaaaataatgtacaagTAAACATGATCGATTTTCCCACTGTAGCAATACCCCCATTTAGatgcataaataataaatatggaTGTTGGTTGTGCAATAATCAAATTATTAATCAACGTAATTTCAACTCACGATTGGTGACATTAATATTAATCCCAATGGTACACCTACTTGATACCATTCTGAACTTAGGGCGAGATCACACCAGTTGTAGGTTTAAATTGCGGTGACTATAGTACATAGTGTATTACAATAAAACCATAACACTTGTAGTTTCAATAATTTACTGTTCCAAAAATCATGGTAGTCATCTTTCAGAAGTtagattaattattaataatatctaAAACGAATCACTTTTCATTAGAACGGAAACTATTAGACAATATAAATCTTTATACGTGTCGTTATTGTAAAACTTTTTGACTATTAAATTTATAATACATTTAATAAAGCAAACGAAGTGTTTTATTTAACGATTCCCTTTAATATTGCTATTACAAacctttaaattaaaatatcaagAATGGAAGAGTATTTACAATTTGGTACATTATAATTTGTACTTGTCTAGCGAACCCTTGGTTAGTCTTTCTGTTCCACAGAAGATAGGAAGATATAGGTAAATACTACTATTAGATGAAGGTAAGTACGCATAAATAAGCCTTACAATTTTATGAATAAGATCTCTGATGTCTGGGATGAATAGGTGGTAGCCACTGATAatgtaatacaaataattatatttttttgatgGTCTGTTTGCATTATCTGATCTGATATATTAAAGAATATTTCAGCTTTgcataagtaaaataaataccaGATACCTTTTGATAAACTGACAAGTTGACAATAGTCCAAAACGGCATCTGTGTCGGACTGCCGAATCGAGGGTCATTTGTTCGATCCCGTCGTCAGACTCCTTTAGGTTCTTCTGCGACcctgttttatattttatggaGCAGGAGACCCGCCTTTATACAAGCGTATTTTTGGCTTAACTGGAGCTTATTATATTAGTTGCTGATTACTGTTTAATATTAGTTAGCTGGAgacgtaataaataaaaaaaaaactaataccTTCATTGAAAATGTCTTGGGGGGGTTTCTTGCACACGCGGAGCTTATGCACTATTGTCGAGTCTGAAGAGAGAACTGGTCCGATAATGgcatctatacagggtgttaggtaaatgggtatatgagccgagaccagcccatgttaacatactcatataaatactatagtggtgtcagaaattctgggaaaggtaccattattgagtaatcaGCTGATTCAGTTTTTGTCGCCAGATTGCGTCGTGATACCCCTGAAAATTAATAGTACGACAAACTTGCgtagataaaacaaataacagaattcattattattttctgcCTAAAAATTTTTCTCTGAGAGGCAAAAACCTTAAGCAGTTCCCCAGGAAAATCAGTCCATCTAAAAAGATTTAGCATAAGTCAAATATTCCCTTACCTTATTTGATTCAATttggataagtaaaagtaaacaaagtggtcaagaattaattttacttcattgcctgtaacttacttattaaaattaattgaataatcattaaacttgataactgattaaggaaaatgagacattgtaggtaatcatctaaattttatcatcgtaaatcacgattattgaaaaaaaaccttaggCATTAAAGAAAGTGTCCAACGCACTGTTTAATCTTTGAAGGACAACGAAAGGTCCTATTTTTCTCGAACAATGGGACGGCACGTGTAGCGAGAGTGAGACGCAAGACGTATCGCACGGCGGCTTTCACTTGCAAGAAAGAGTTGGAAGATCATCGCGGCGCAGGAGTAGGGAAGTGACATTGAaggcaaaaaatcgattaagatttttctcttgttcaataataaatcgttgaaggattttttttctacaaataataaattcaggtgccattaattaatttccaatcattaatggagacgacatgtggttggggttaagttttcatttcatgattGACTAATGAAGGTCGAGTCGTCTCTGGGGTCAAAGTGTCGTAATTACAGTGCCGTAATTACAATCCAGTTGGTCAGTAATCTTGCTGATTGTCTATCAATAGTCTATCGAAGGCCCACCCAATCACTCATACtatcgttaataaaatattatcatattaattattttctaagaaaaataaaagcgtttatcgcaaattaaatttagctaaaacatttccaaaagcatggcagattacggttttcttaatttaccaaataaaactgtgttgttagttttttttcttcaatatcTTCTATCTGATTTAGACCAATCGATAGTATGAGCGATTTCAGGTAGGTAGGATCTATCAATTATTCGATAATTGATTTTAAGACATTCCTATTGATTAGTCAGATGGGTttcaaacaatttgatattttaatcgattttttgtaatatcaatatcgattaccgaatttatggaaaaaataatgaccTCGCACTAGTTGCACCGCGCATGCGCCATGCGgccatgtttatttgtttacattattatttgatcAGTTTGTTGCGATGTTTTGTTGTTCTACGTTCTGGAtaattagatattaaaatagctaagtaatacaaTGACATTATGGTGTTGAGTGGTGTTGGTGCAATAGGACTTTGTGTTTTCTTTAGTGTGATGAACGATTTATGTCCGGGAGACCTTCCGTTCCACGATACCTTGTGTCATAATGTTTTCGCGGGTGGTTGAATCGACACCACCATACCACCGCGAAGGGAGACCCGGAGATCCCGTTCTTGAAAATAGGATTTCACTACAAGTACCTACCCGGTCACTTGAAAGCGTGGGAAGGTAAATAAGTGAGTGGATGGATGTGATAATGTGTTGCGATTCGTTTTGTGAATTAGAGTGAAGTGTTACCCCCTGAATATCTTGGATTGCTTGCAGAGTCAATAAAAAGAGGTAAGTGAAGAATTGgttcaaaagtaataataaaagtgggcggtgccgactcgcgtcaaaatttgtgaatgaaataccgtttgaccacgtttgacctaggagggagttgcgcgatcgtagggctgtccaaaaattaaaataataattatttatttagttttgtatgggaaaatattatttattaaatattacgatatccactttctgacaccactatagtatttatatgagtatgttaacatgggctagtttcggctcatatacccatttacctaacaccctgtataataaaaaatgtttacttGTCACTAATGATAAATCCGACGTAAGCCAGTTGATGTTACATAAATCTTATCGCGCTACGTAAGGGCCCGCGCGTCGCGGTCGGGCCTAGAAGTTGGAGCGGCACAGCGGGCAGTTGGCTCTGTGGCTCGACACGAACCACTTGTGCTGGAACAAACAATGGGAATCATTCATAGCGTAGGCAAAGAGTAGCATATAAATGATGTTTTAGgcatattttttacataatgtattGAACCTCAGTAAATTCCACTTTTTGCCATAACagtcaatttaatttattaattcgaAATCTGACTGTCTAGTAAAAATGTCAAATCTCCAGCCATAGTTTGGAACCCCTGATACtataaggcccttttcacacgtcccggttaccggctaaccggcgccgggtatccggcggtgaagtgtatgggcatggtacgtagctttcacatgttccggcggcgtaattaatccggcatgcccatacacttcaccaccggatacccggcgccggttagccggcaaccgggacgtgtaaAAAGGGCCTTAGTCGAGCTGCTACAATCCTCGCGCTTCACTGTGTCACTGTGCCACCGCACGCGCCGCTTGCCGCGCTCGCTTTAGGCCCGCGCATTCAGTGTGGACGTACACTTTGGTTGATGACGTCGAGTCTGTCATTTCGGCTGTgctatcaggcctgttcatctccgcgagtttgcatcgaaaacaaaacacgcacgatggcccacctacaggatattattcgacaaggcctcacatacgagcgaacattgactcacgcacgcgtattcttgtgtatggtggaagaaaataaagaaaatggtgtactaaatactgtgcagtatttatctgcctaaataataataaaaacacagaatgtacttttttaagttgcctcaagacactgagaggtaaataagtagttaatattattcatgataattcatgctaaatcatgtatttcctccgccgttcttattattattctgtggtactacgtacagaagttttacttcgcgaaggtatttaaaaaatagtatgctcaatgtcattaacaatatggtgtaatttagcctgtctcaagagtcaagcaccattttgttgacaaacgtcagtgatcggcactgcgccgaagctatagggttgacttcggtaaaatgatgtgacgtgaggtgccaaactgcggaaaatggcggaggaaatatatgatttagcatgaattatcatgaataatattaactacttatttacctctcagtgtcttcaggcaacttaaaaaagttcattctgtgtttttattattatttaggcagttaaatattgCCCATGTTTAGTACgccattttcttaattttttccatcatacacaagaatacgcgtgcgtgagtcaatgctcgctcgtatgtgaggccttgtcgaatagtaatcgtGTAGGgtgcaatcgtgcgtgttttgttttcgatgtaaactcgcggagatgaactgGCCTGCTTTGGTTGAGAACGAGGAGTCTGTCATTTCGGCTGAGCTATAAACAAAAGAAACGTAGCAGTGTGCACTCACGATGCACTCGGTGTGGAAGCGGTTGCGGCACTGGTGGCAGCGCACGAGCGGCAGCTGGCCGGTGGCGGGGTGCAGGCGGCAGTAGCACACGTAGCACGGCG from Ostrinia nubilalis chromosome 8, ilOstNubi1.1, whole genome shotgun sequence includes the following:
- the LOC135073693 gene encoding transmembrane protein 138, with the protein product MKLSTSRYSFCLMFQIVAIVFDLFFNCISLFPRSRDGLLVIFIFQDLFLVLSITTMLITLFSTYLFQAGLVEVLIRKFRAAGSVCLAYMVASVVLHTAWLLDKWTEKESISSPLLIALFTIQRVLSPWYYFVAKRAALRVADPRMCEDVDWINGQLATR